The Anas platyrhynchos isolate ZD024472 breed Pekin duck chromosome 3, IASCAAS_PekinDuck_T2T, whole genome shotgun sequence genome includes a window with the following:
- the GRHL1 gene encoding grainyhead-like protein 1 homolog isoform X5 produces MMSINGDEDSAAALGLLYDYYKVPRERRSSTAKPEVEHPDQDHSKRNNIPNVTEQSLISAGENRVQVLKNVPFNIVLPHTPQMGMDKRGHLTTPDTTVTVSIATMPTHSIKTETQPHGFAVGIPPSVYHPEPPERVVVFDRNLNPDQFSSNTQPQNSQRRTPDSTFSETFKEGVQEVFFPAELNLRMTNMNSEDYVFDSISGNNFEYTLEASKSLRQKPGDSTMTYLNKGQFYPITLKEVSSSEGIHHPISKVRSVIMVVFAEDKTREDQLRHWKYWHSRQHTAKQRCIDIADYKESFNTISNIEEIAYNAISFTWDINEEAKVFISVNCLSTDFSSQKGVKGLPLNLQIDTYSYNNRSNKPVHRAYCQIKVFCDKGAERKIRDEERKQSKRKGKCTDPSSQLNAFSDVKVPMLPSHKRTDITIFKPFMDLDTQPVLFIPDVHFANLQRGAHVLPVASEELEGESSNLKRGAYIGEEDFIASPNKMARIEEPKRVLLYVRKESEEVFDALMLKTPSLKGLMEAISDKYDVPFDKIGKIFKKCKKGILVNMDDNIVKHYSNEDTFQLQIEEVGGSYKLTLTEI; encoded by the exons GAACAACATCCCGAATGTGACGGAGCAATCGCTTATTTCCGCCGGGGAAAACAGAGTCCAGGTCCTGAAGAATGTGCCGTTCAACATCGTCCTCCCGCACACGCCCCAGATGGGCATGGACAAGAGGGGCCACCTCACCACCCCTGACACCACTGTCACCGTCTCCATCGCCACCATGCCCACCCACTCCATCAAAACGGAGACCCAGCCCCATGGCTTCGCCGTGGGCATCCCTCCGAGCGTCTACCACCCCGAGCCCCCCGAGCGGGTGGTGGTCTTTGACAGGAACCTCAACCCTGACCAGTTCAGCTCCAACACCCAGCCGCAGAACTCCCAGAGACGGACGCCGGACTCAACCTTCTCTGAGACCTTCAAGGAAGGCGTGCAagag GTTTTCTTCCCTGCTGAACTGAACCTCCGGATGACCAACATGAATTCAGAAGATTATGTTTTTGACAGTATTTCTGG GAACAACTTTGAGTACACCCTGGAGGCCTCCAAGTCTCTGCGACAGAAGCCGGGGGACAGCACGATGACTTACCTGAACAAAGGCCAGTTCTACCCCATCACACTGAAAGAAGTGAGCAGCAGCGAAGGAATCCATCACCCCATCAGCAAAGTGCGA AGCGTCATCATGGTGGTGTTTGCTGAAGACAAAACAAGAGAAGATCAGCTCAGGCACTGGAAATACTGGCACTCGAGACAGCACACAGCCAAACAAAGATGCATTGACATAG CTGACTACAAGGAGAGCTTCAACACCATCAGCAACATCGAGGAGATCGCCTACAACGCCATTTCCTTCACCTGGGACATCAACGAGGAGGCCAAG gttttcatttctgtgaacTGCCTCAGCACGGATTTCTCCTCGCAGAAGGGGGTGAAAGGCCTGCCCCTGAACCTGCAGATCGACACCTACAGCTACAACAACAGGAGTAACAAGCCCGTGCACCGAGCCTACTGCCAGATTAAAGTCTTCTGCGACAAG GGGGCAGAAAGGAAGATCAGGGATGAAGAgcgaaaacaaagcaaaagaaaaggcaagtgCACTGACCCCAGCTCTCAGTTGAATGCCT TTTCCGATGTCAAAGTGCCCATGCTTCCCTCGCACAAGCGCACGGACATCACCATCTTCAAGCCCTTCATGGACCTGGACACGCAGCCCGTCCTCTTCATTCCCGACGTTCACTTTGCGAACCTGCAGCGCGGGGCTCAC gtccTTCCTGTTGCTTCGGAAGAGCTGGAGGGTGAAAG CTCCAACCTGAAGAGAGGAGCTTATATTGGCGAAGAGGACTTCATCGCCAGTCCTAATAAGATGGCCAGAATAGAAGAACCAAAAAGAG tgttGCTGTATGTCCGGAAAGAGTCAGAAGAAGTCTTTGATGCACTTATGCTAAAGACCCCGTCTCTGAAAGGCCTGATGGAAGCT ATATCTGACAAGTACGATGTTCCTTTTGACAAAATAGGAAAGATCTTCAAAAAGTGTAAAAAAGG gatTCTGGTCAACATGGACGACAACATCGTGAAACACTACTCTAACGAAGACACCTTCCAGTTGCAGATTGAAGAGGTCGGGGGATCTTACAAGCTCACTCTCACCGAGATCTAA
- the KLF11 gene encoding Krueppel-like factor 11 isoform X1: MHGSPGTGMGDAAAVDIVDIYESIRERQRHDSERSSCGALEQNDIEAVEALVCMSSWGQRSQKGDLLKIRPLTPFSDSGDFTMHAEATSELPKDYLSTLCMTPPHSPDFVEMSAAMLLSSQLTYSKPRTVMANTASCSLTSTTAASPVSKPSVISVESRGAEPAAPQPCRAMATSVIRHTGDSSACLRLEKAAEWCGAAERRHCRAPQDACAAADVLSKTSPEHPPHAHDCDDPTTDKGQLPARPASPQPHVAKNCDRDLQKRATPVPPVPVSSPQVVCQISVPLSRQSSMINAYVKPPAPAVSTPMKPILPQTAPLSQPVLMGPSVPQGTVMLVLPQPAVPQAPPCPQTVVTVGSTKLLPLAPAPVFIASGQSCTPQMDFSRRRNYVCNFPGCKKTYFKSSHLKAHLRTHTGEKPFSCNWEGCDKKFARSDELSRHRRTHTGEKKFACPVCERRFMRSDHLTKHTRRHMTTKKVPSWQTEVGKLNRIATVEKPKSSSSALGMLIPMPPAVCQG, from the exons ATGCACGGCTCGCCCGGCACGGGGATGGGCGATGCGGCCGCG GTTGACATTGTGGACATCTACGAGTCCATCCGAGAACGGCAGCGCCACGACAGCGAGAGGTCTTCCTGCGGCGCCTTGGAGCAGAATGACATCGAAGCCGTCGAAGCCCTTGTTTGCATGAGCTCCTGGGGGCAAAGATCGCAGAAGGGTGACCTATTAAAGATAAGACCCCTCACGCCCTTCTCGGACTCTGGCGATTTCACAATGCACGCCGAGGCTACTTCTGAGTTACCAAAGGATTATTTGTCCACGCTG TGCATGACCCCGCCGCACAGCCCGGACTTCGTGGAGATGTCGGCCGCGATGCTCCTCTCCTCGCAGCTCACTTACTCCAAGCCGAGGACTGTCATGGCAAACACGGCCTCCTGCTCGCTCACCTCCACCACCGCCGCGTCCCCCGTGAGCAAACCGTCAGTGATAAGCGTGGAGAGCCGTGGGGCCGAGCCCGCCGCGCCGCAGCCGTGCCGGGCCATGGCCACGAGCGTGATCCGCCACACGGGCGACAGCTCGGCCTGCCTCCGCCTCGAGAAGGCGGCCGAGTGGTGCGGGGCAGCCGAGCGAAGACACTGCAGAGCGCCCCAGGACGCGTGCGCTGCCGCCGACGTCCTCAGCAAAACCTCCCCGGAGCATCCGCCCCACGCACATGACTGCGATGACCCCACCACCGATAAAGGGCAGCTTCCAGCCCGCCCCGCTTCGCCGCAGCCCCACGTGGCAAAGAACTGTGACAGGGACTTGCAGAAAAGAGCCACCCCGGTGCCGCCCGTCCCCGTGTCGAGCCCCCAGGTCGTGTGTCAGATCTCCGTCCCCTTGAGCAGACAGAGCAGCATGATCAATGCTTACGTCAAGCCTCCTGCTCCAGCGGTCTCGACTCCGATGAAACCCATCCTCCCGCAGACGGCCCCGCTTTCCCAGCCCGTGCTCATGGGACCTTCCGTGCCTCAGGGGACCGTCATGTTGGTTctcccccagcctgctgtcccGCAGGCACCGCCGTGCCCGCAAACGGTCGTGACCGTGGGGAGCACCAAGTTACTGCCCCTTGCTCCAGCCCCCGTGTTCATCGCTTCTGGGCAAAGCTGCACCCCCCAGATGGACTTTTCTAGGCGGAGGAACTACGTTTGCAACTTCCCGGGCTGCAAGAAAACCTATTTCAAGAGTTCCCACCTCAAAGCCCACCTCCGCACCCACACGG GAGAAAAGCCTTTCAGCTGCAACTGGGAAGGCTGCGACAAGAAGTTTGCCCGCTCGGACGAACTGTCCCGCCACCGCCGAACTCACACGGGGGAGAAGAAGTTCGCCTGCCCCGTGTGCGAGCGCCGCTTTATGCGCAGCGACCACCTGACGAAGCACACCCGCCGCCACATGACCACGAAGAAGGTGCCCAGCTGGCAGACAGAGGTTGGCAAACTGAACAGAATCGCCACGGTGGAGAAacccaaaagcagcagcagcgctcTCGGTATGCTCATCCCCATGCCGCCAGCTGTCTGCCAGGGCTAG
- the KLF11 gene encoding Krueppel-like factor 11 isoform X2, translating into MSSWGQRSQKGDLLKIRPLTPFSDSGDFTMHAEATSELPKDYLSTLCMTPPHSPDFVEMSAAMLLSSQLTYSKPRTVMANTASCSLTSTTAASPVSKPSVISVESRGAEPAAPQPCRAMATSVIRHTGDSSACLRLEKAAEWCGAAERRHCRAPQDACAAADVLSKTSPEHPPHAHDCDDPTTDKGQLPARPASPQPHVAKNCDRDLQKRATPVPPVPVSSPQVVCQISVPLSRQSSMINAYVKPPAPAVSTPMKPILPQTAPLSQPVLMGPSVPQGTVMLVLPQPAVPQAPPCPQTVVTVGSTKLLPLAPAPVFIASGQSCTPQMDFSRRRNYVCNFPGCKKTYFKSSHLKAHLRTHTGEKPFSCNWEGCDKKFARSDELSRHRRTHTGEKKFACPVCERRFMRSDHLTKHTRRHMTTKKVPSWQTEVGKLNRIATVEKPKSSSSALGMLIPMPPAVCQG; encoded by the exons ATGAGCTCCTGGGGGCAAAGATCGCAGAAGGGTGACCTATTAAAGATAAGACCCCTCACGCCCTTCTCGGACTCTGGCGATTTCACAATGCACGCCGAGGCTACTTCTGAGTTACCAAAGGATTATTTGTCCACGCTG TGCATGACCCCGCCGCACAGCCCGGACTTCGTGGAGATGTCGGCCGCGATGCTCCTCTCCTCGCAGCTCACTTACTCCAAGCCGAGGACTGTCATGGCAAACACGGCCTCCTGCTCGCTCACCTCCACCACCGCCGCGTCCCCCGTGAGCAAACCGTCAGTGATAAGCGTGGAGAGCCGTGGGGCCGAGCCCGCCGCGCCGCAGCCGTGCCGGGCCATGGCCACGAGCGTGATCCGCCACACGGGCGACAGCTCGGCCTGCCTCCGCCTCGAGAAGGCGGCCGAGTGGTGCGGGGCAGCCGAGCGAAGACACTGCAGAGCGCCCCAGGACGCGTGCGCTGCCGCCGACGTCCTCAGCAAAACCTCCCCGGAGCATCCGCCCCACGCACATGACTGCGATGACCCCACCACCGATAAAGGGCAGCTTCCAGCCCGCCCCGCTTCGCCGCAGCCCCACGTGGCAAAGAACTGTGACAGGGACTTGCAGAAAAGAGCCACCCCGGTGCCGCCCGTCCCCGTGTCGAGCCCCCAGGTCGTGTGTCAGATCTCCGTCCCCTTGAGCAGACAGAGCAGCATGATCAATGCTTACGTCAAGCCTCCTGCTCCAGCGGTCTCGACTCCGATGAAACCCATCCTCCCGCAGACGGCCCCGCTTTCCCAGCCCGTGCTCATGGGACCTTCCGTGCCTCAGGGGACCGTCATGTTGGTTctcccccagcctgctgtcccGCAGGCACCGCCGTGCCCGCAAACGGTCGTGACCGTGGGGAGCACCAAGTTACTGCCCCTTGCTCCAGCCCCCGTGTTCATCGCTTCTGGGCAAAGCTGCACCCCCCAGATGGACTTTTCTAGGCGGAGGAACTACGTTTGCAACTTCCCGGGCTGCAAGAAAACCTATTTCAAGAGTTCCCACCTCAAAGCCCACCTCCGCACCCACACGG GAGAAAAGCCTTTCAGCTGCAACTGGGAAGGCTGCGACAAGAAGTTTGCCCGCTCGGACGAACTGTCCCGCCACCGCCGAACTCACACGGGGGAGAAGAAGTTCGCCTGCCCCGTGTGCGAGCGCCGCTTTATGCGCAGCGACCACCTGACGAAGCACACCCGCCGCCACATGACCACGAAGAAGGTGCCCAGCTGGCAGACAGAGGTTGGCAAACTGAACAGAATCGCCACGGTGGAGAAacccaaaagcagcagcagcgctcTCGGTATGCTCATCCCCATGCCGCCAGCTGTCTGCCAGGGCTAG